CCGGGCCGACGGCGTCCTCGCCCTCGTCCTGGACCCGGCCGCCGCGCCCGCCGAGGCCGCCCGCGCCGTCGCCGGGCGCCTGGCCGCCGACGAGACACTGAGGGCCCGCCTGGTGCGGGGCCTCGACCTGGCGCTGCTGCCGGCCGGGACCACCCCCGCGGGCGAGCCCCTGTACGTACGCGGGTGAGCCGGCCGGCTAGCCGTAGACCGGGCCGGTGTACTTCTCGCCCGGTCCCTGGCCCGGCTCGTCCGGCACGATCGACGCCTCGCGGAACGCCAGCTGCAGCGACTTCAGGCCGTCGCGCAGCGGCGCGGCGTGGAAGGAGCTGATCTCCGTCGCACCCGCGTCCAGCAGGCCGGCGAGCGCGGTGATCAGCTTGCGGGCCTCGTCCAGGTCCTTGTACTTCTCGCCCTCCTCGGTCAGCCCGAGCTTCACGGCGGCGGCGCTCATCAGGTTGACGGCGACCGTCACGATCACCTCGACGGCGGGGACCTCGGCGATGTCCCGGGTCATCGCGTCGAAGTCGGGGGTCTCAGGAGGGGTCTCACTCATGCCCACACGATAGGCGGTCCGCGCGGCCCCACCTCCCGTTAGCCCTTGTCAAGCGATCCTGATAGTCTGGAGTACGACCGGCCGGGCACGACTGTGCACGGCCCACAAGTGGAGGCTCCGATCTCCCACCCGACCGCCCTCCGGGACGGCGGGTCATCCGGTCAGGTGGCCGCCATCGTTCCGTACGGACGATGGAGCCGCCCGAAGCGCGCCCCGCGGCCATCGCGGCGGTGCTCCGGTTGCCATGGAGCCCCGCCTGTGATCGTCCGGGGCATTTTTCGTGCTTCGGCGCGGTTAGGTCTATCGAACAGAGACGTTACGCGGCTGTCCGCCAGACCGCCGTGTGGTGCTACCGAGGAGGATCCATCAGCGCCGAGCCCCGCATCAACGACCGGATTCGCGTTCCCGAGGTGCGACTTGTCGGTCCCAGTGGCGAGCAGGTCGGCATCGTGCCGCTCGCGAAGGCACTGGAGCTTGCGCAGGAGTACGAC
This is a stretch of genomic DNA from Streptomyces sp. TG1A-8. It encodes these proteins:
- a CDS encoding DUF1844 domain-containing protein: MSETPPETPDFDAMTRDIAEVPAVEVIVTVAVNLMSAAAVKLGLTEEGEKYKDLDEARKLITALAGLLDAGATEISSFHAAPLRDGLKSLQLAFREASIVPDEPGQGPGEKYTGPVYG